A window of Deltaproteobacteria bacterium contains these coding sequences:
- a CDS encoding AAA family ATPase — MLTSFLIHKRRIVMIDIKKYYKISKIPFSSDIDVSKLLLTQTHKEILSRLEFAAKEQKFVVFTAECGSGKTTLLRLLRKKLSDDKYQLFYLSDSDLTPRLIYKQILLQLNINTNYYRGDSKALLHSQLEFLKSTKNKKIITIIDEAHLLKKPAIEEVRFLLNYRMDSYAPMSLILVGQPELKDKLYKRNYEAVRQRVNMVCKLSNLNREETEEYIKTHLTSVGYKKELFTQESIDFIYEASQGSPRTINNICYQSLISNAFEKGELIKTPLVKNVCNCELL, encoded by the coding sequence ATGCTTACAAGCTTTCTAATTCACAAGAGGAGAATAGTGATGATAGATATTAAAAAATATTACAAAATAAGTAAAATTCCATTCTCGAGTGACATAGATGTTTCAAAGTTATTATTAACACAGACACATAAAGAAATTCTTAGTAGATTAGAATTTGCAGCTAAAGAACAAAAGTTTGTTGTATTTACTGCTGAATGTGGCTCTGGAAAAACCACATTACTTAGATTGTTGAGAAAGAAGCTAAGTGATGATAAATACCAACTATTTTATTTAAGTGATAGCGATTTGACTCCTCGACTAATTTATAAACAGATATTGCTACAATTAAATATTAATACAAACTACTACCGAGGAGATAGCAAGGCATTGTTACATTCACAGCTTGAATTTTTAAAATCTACAAAAAACAAAAAGATTATTACCATAATCGATGAAGCGCATCTGCTAAAAAAACCAGCAATTGAGGAGGTAAGGTTCCTACTAAACTATAGAATGGATAGCTATGCACCAATGTCCTTAATTCTAGTTGGACAACCAGAATTAAAAGATAAACTTTACAAAAGAAACTATGAGGCTGTAAGGCAAAGGGTTAACATGGTGTGCAAATTAAGTAATCTTAATAGAGAAGAGACAGAAGAGTATATTAAAACTCATCTAACAAGTGTTGGCTACAAAAAAGAGTTATTTACACAGGAATCTATTGATTTCATTTATGAAGCTTCTCAAGGTAGTCCAAGAACTATTAACAACATCTGTTACCAGTCCCTAATAAGTAATGCTTTTGAAAAAGGTGAATTAATAAAAACCCCATTAGTGAAGAATGTATGCAACTGTGAGTTGCTTTAA